A region of Etheostoma cragini isolate CJK2018 chromosome 24, CSU_Ecrag_1.0, whole genome shotgun sequence DNA encodes the following proteins:
- the gpr180 gene encoding integral membrane protein GPR180, with amino-acid sequence MSYLLATFVAILLLSPEACGKSVTGLFNSEAARQQNGQFITKFMYQGDNGLLVIRLDNSALATEKESRVLLYKDMDSSLDNLNCSERLAKAHIPVSLRDQEHNQTIPRQSSPTAWQALYADRYTCQKNAVIPSHSDLSFTILLFNADSAGNPLEHFSAEEAGLHSFYFLLLLAYFIACCIYIQPLHQALRKGGPMHTVLKVLTTVLALQGFSSLCNYIHFARYSRDGTGIPLMGNLAEFWDMVSQVSMLYMLLSLCAGWTLSRGRKPQSRPLQWEQSRASTAVAVGGVLVQGALLLWEQYSESESQHHSYHSPLSLAGVLLMALRVGLALLLASVLYQIISTERSTLKRDFYLCFAKGCFLWFLCHPVLFVTSAIFNKHQREKVVTIGVILCQSISMVILYQLFLSRSLYWEVSSLSSVSLPLTMSRTNHRGRY; translated from the exons ATGTCGTATTTATTAGCCACATTTGTGGCTATATTACTGCTCAGTCCGGAGGCTTGTGGGAAAAGCGTGACGGGACTTTTTAACAGCGAAGCAGCGAGACAGCAGAATGGCCAGTTCATCACTAAATTTATGTACCAAG GTGATAATGGTCTGTTGGTGATCCGGCTGGACAATTCTGCTCTGGCTACGGAGAAGGAGTCCAGAGTGCTGCTGTATAAGGACATGGACTCGAGCCTTGACAACCTAAACTGCTCCGAGAGGCTTGCTAAAGCTCACATCCCCG TTTCTCTCAGGGATCAAGAACACAACCAGACGATCCCTCGCCAGTCCTCTCCCACAGCCTGGCAGGCCCTATATGCTGACAGATACACATGTCAG AAAaatgcagtgattccttcccaCTCTGATCTCAGTTTCACCATCTTGTTGTTTAACGCCGACTCGGCTGGAAATCCTCTGGAGCACTTCAGCGCAGAGGAGGCAG GTCTCCATAGTTTTtacttcctcctcctgctggcCTACTTCATAGCCTGCTGTATCTACATCCAGCCTCTGCACCAGGCTCTGAGGAAGGGAGGTCCTATGCACACTGTCCTCAAAGTGCTGACCACCGTGCTGGCGCTACAGGgcttctcctctctctgcaaCTACATCCACTTCGCCAG gtattccagaGATGGTACTGGTATTCCTCTGATGGGCAACCTGGCAGAGT TCTGGGATATGGTGTCCCAGGTGTCCATGCTGTACATGTTACTGAGTCTCTGTGCGGGCTGGACTCTGAGCCGAGGCAGGAAGCCTCAGTCCAGACCTCTGCAGTGGGAACAGTCTCGGGCGTCCACGGCTGTTGCTGTTGGCGGAGTCCTTGTACAG GGGGCGTTGCTGCTTTGGGAGCAGTATTCAGAATCCGAGAGTCAACATCACAGCTACCACTCCCCGCTGAGTCTGGCAGGTGTCCTCCTCATGGCTCTGAGAGTGGGCCTGGCCCTCCTGCTGGCCTCTGTCCTCTACCAGATCATCTCCACCGAGCGCAGCACCCTGAAGAGGGACTTCTACCTCTGCTTCGCCAAG GGGTGCTTCCTGTGGTTCCTGTGTCATCCCGTCCTCTTCGTCACGTCGGCTATCTTCAACAAGCACCAGAGGGAGAAG GTAGTGACCATCGGTGTTATCCTCTGCCAGTCCATCTCCATGGTGATCCTCTACCAGCTCTTCCTGTCACGTTCTCTCTACTGGGaggtctcctctctctcctctgtgtctctgccaCTCACCATGTCCAGAACGAACCACAGGGGGCGCTACTGA